The stretch of DNA TCTTTTTGCCCCAAATATCTACAATCTGTGAGAAATGGTAGGGTGTAATCTGTTTCAGCTATTATGGTAATGCACTGCATCACACTGAAAGTCTGCCTTGGTTTGCATGTCTGTTTGCTGTTTAGTGGACAGCCATTTAAACATGTGGTCAAGCTGATCTATAGTTATTTGTATGCCGCTTCATCAATCCATAGATAGCATTTAATATACAAGTACAACAATTCTTACTTTCTCCAAACTCTGAAGGAAATGGGCTATAGACTGTAGTATCACTTTTGCAATCAATAGTCTTATGTTTGTTTGCCCTATCGAATTTTGTCTGATCATTTGACTCATAGTATCCCTTGGATGGACTTCTCGCTGCTATGTATACTTGCTGTTATTTTAATGTTTATTTATGGCTAGAAGTTGCTTCTCACACGGTTTCATTTGTTCTTGATATTGTCTTATCAGATGTGCACACTTGGTCCTGAGGTACCACTTGACTTTCTTAGGACCACACGTATGGCTAGTTATGGGTTGCTGATCTCAGGACCTACCCTCCATCTTTGGTTCAACTTTATCTCGAAAGTGTTCCCAAAAAAGGATGTAGTAAACACATTGAAGAAGATGTTCCTAGGGCAAGCAGTTTATGGACCAATTATTAACTCAGTTTTCTTCTCGTATAATGCTGGACTACAAGGTATTATTTGCTCACGTGCCTCCATATAAACATGCCTGAGATACTCAGAAATGATTTTCGGGGCTTCTTGTTCTGGTTGTGTTGTGCAAAAACATTTGTTGAATTTCAGGAGTTCTCTTGGCCATGCTTTTCTTACCCTACCTTAATAATGCTACACTATTTGCTGTTTCCTGTGCTGACCATTAATCTGTTTTGATGATGCATTATTAGAAATGATTATACCAGCATACTGCATGCTCGATCTCAATTTTTCCCTAATTTTTTATCTGTATATAGCTTCTACTTGATTATCCTAAGAAAAACTAAGAATATGGGTTTGAGTTGTCATGGTATCTGAGTGCTTCTTCAAATTCCTAAGGACCCATTATCCGCTCCCAAGAAAAGAAACTATAGAACTTCTATTTGATTATCTGTAAATACACGGATGGATCGATTTACAATAATCTTGTTTCCAGAGTGGTCCAGTGTTCAAAATAGCATATCAGTGGTATAGTGTTTTATATGATTTTTGTAAGATGCAACTATTAATGTAGGGGATACAAACTACTGACGCCGCACATGTTAGCATTAATTGTTCTGTCTGCATTATGTAAAGAAAGCAAGCTTTCCATTTGTAAACAGGACTGCACTTATTTTGATATTGTACCCCTTTCATATTTCATTTTATTTGAATGTGAAATGACTGCAGGCATGCAGTTGTGTTAGCATATTTGATATGATCTGATTACTTCAGAAAAGTATTTTATAGTTATTTCCTATTTCAATCTTTGTGGACAGGATGGTTCAAACTCCTTATATATCTTTGACACATTTTATGTTGATTGATTCGTATATGATGCAAGAATCATTCTAAACTTCATCTAGATAACTCTCTAAGATCATACTCACTGCACTCTTTTCATATTTGAATTTTAACCTCACGCTAGTCTTTACTTGCCTTGCTACTCACTGTGCTCTGGGGCTTTGTAGATGTAATTAATGCAACCAAAGGTACAAATCTATAGGCTATATAGAAATGAATATTTCTTAATGTATGAGACCCATAAACAAAAATGAGGAACTTGCATATCACATTCACTGTAGTTTTGAGGGCCGAGCAGTTGCAAATATCCAGCCATTTGTACTTTCAGTTTGTTAACATTCGAATCAAAATCCTCACCTGGTTATCAAATGTATTTAGTGCATAATATTACAGTGAGGATGACAATATCCAACTTTCAGTGCATTAGTAGCAGtgtgaaaaatataaaaatcaTGGTATAACCAGCACTCTTGTCTCAGGGATCAACATGACTTTATTGCCTTTTAGAGTTAGAATTCTTCCAAACCTCAGTTTGCTTGTTTGATTGATCATCCATGTCAGTCAGATGTCGATATTTACAAGTTACACAGGGATATTCTGTATAAGATGCTAAAGGCAATATTTGGTTTTCACTTGTTTACTTTTCATAAAAACACTGGTTTCAACCTAAAACCTGCAGTCTGCCCTTGTGGTGCCTGTGTTGATACATTTGCATCCTTAGCCACATTAACTAAATTGCCAATGTAGTTAAAACACACACACAAGGCTATCATTTTCTTGATGAACATCATGATGTGAATTTTCCAATTGTTTCTGATGCCACACCCTGCCACCTACTTGCCTTGAGTTGTTTTAATGTTCTTGTACAGCTCATGGTTGATGCTGTTTGTAATTACCCATTTCAATTCAGTTTTGGTAAAGTCTATGACCTAGGACTATGGACCACAGTACAACTGGTCCCAGGATAAGGTTGCACGTAGTAAACATCTCCGCCTACTTTGTACTGTTGAGCATAATAGGTGAAACTGCATTCAGAAAGCTTACATGCAGTACACACTCCAAAGTGTTAGTGATCGGAGACCTTAGTGTTGCAAACTATTTTGGTATGCAGTCTCATACGCTCTTTAATGGCTTTTCTGATTTGCTACGCAGGTGAGACTGTCCCTGAGATCACTGCAAGATTGAAGAGGGACCTAGTTCCGACCATCAAAAGTGGGATTTTATATTGGCCAGCTTGTGACTTTATTACTTTCAAGTTTGTCCCTGTTCATTTACAGGTAAATTCCTGATGCATTCCATCTGTTTGGCTCAGCGTTTTTGACAGCATTTCTGACGTTAACCTTTTTTTTTCCAGCCACTAGTGAGCAATTCATTCTCGTTTCTTTGGACCATCTATATAACATATATGGCCAGCTTAAAGAAAGCAGATGTGGAGCTGGCCACAAGTACCTAGTTGTCGTCGAATGACTCAACACGACTGTTATCCATCAATTCTCTGTACAAGGCGGGCTTAATGGATGTCTCATGGAACTATGATGTTATCTGTCATTTTATTGACCGACAATTCTACACTGAAAACAGAGATTGGATTGCTTCGTATGCATCATTTGCTTTTGGTTAGGGTATAGTGTCCACAGGGCTTCTGCCTGACTATGTTTTTGGCTGAGCCTGTCTGGATGGCAGAATTATACTACCATACTACCATCTTATCTTCCTAAGGTCTTCAATCCTCCACCTCAAAAGCTAGAACTTTTTTGAACTAGATTCTCTGTATCTAGTTGTGGTGATGTAAGTGTAAGGTGAACCTGTTTGTTCTTTGTGACAAATGAGACCAGACTATGTTAGTTCTTTTGAGAGATGCTTGATTCTTTTGAGCTCACTCCTAAAGTTGCATCGAATTCGCTTGTACTATACATACAGCAATGCATTTGCTTTTGTTTGGGCTTTTCAAATCTCGAGGCACTCTCATGCCAACCCTAGCTACGCCTTCATGCCATCTTGAGACTTAAACACTGGTAGAGCCACGGAGACCGCATGACCTTATCATCATGCCTATTGCTCTCATTCTGAAACCTCAGTGTTGTTACATTGGAGTCAGGCACATATCTCCGCCCTGACTCTGATTCTGCAGATGTTGATGATGATATTGTTGCTTCGGAGTCTGAGTTGGACGGCTTCTCTTGCTTCCTCCTTGCAGTACCTGTTGCCAGTGTCAGCTCCAGGTTGAAGTCTTCTGCCAGTGTAGTTTCCTTCTCGACCGAGCCACCGCACCATTGTTGGTGACCGAGCTTTACTGTAGATTCAGTTTGTTCCTCTGCAGCTATGTTGCCGTAGTTTTTCGCCTCGGTAATATGCATCTGCATCATCAGCTGCTTCTGAACCCGGTACACACGGTGCAGCTCATGAACCTGATGAAGAATTGAACGATTTTAGCATCTCTGAAGTCTATTGATAGAACCTCTGAGCAGGCAGTGTCAGAAGCATGGTTTACCTGCTGTCTGAATGTCTGTTCTTGCTTCAGCATGGCCATCTTGATGTGTTCCTTCTCCATTCCTTCCCAACCCACAAAAATTGCAGCTCGCTGACCCCAACAGTGCACCTGCAACACGTAGAAATGGATGTGAGATGCTACCTCATCTAGTGCATGTCAATATCTGGTGTTAGCACCTTTCAAATAAAGTTTCTGAAACTTTTTCATTCATCTTTGGAGAACTTTGCTCTTCTCAGATAGGAATTCAAGTGCATGATACGATGATGCATTTAATTTGCGTCAGTTAGGCGAATGAGTATCCCAAGACACATCATAATAAACGTGCTACATTGTTACGGTTATATGCAACGTACAATGTAAGATATCAATTGGTAATTCGTCATATGTGCTTGTACACCTGCAACTGCACTGGTTTGGGATACCGAAAATTAATTTGGATCAGGCTGATATTTGGAGAAAAAGATGAGCTATTTCTCCCTAAAGAACTGCTCAAAATTCTGGAGACAGAGTACTATAGGCAACTTGATATCTTTGTGGGTCATATGGCTAAACTTGGATTTTATTTTACCTTTGTAGCAGAACACTGCTCTAAATTTGGATAGCAGTTGGCACTTGGTAAGCAATTTTTTAGGGCTAATTAGTGATGAGATTTTCAAGGTTGTTGTTTATGGACCCTGTACTTTCATTTCTCTGTTTTTCCACAAATATTTCTGTTTTGGCAGTCTACACTTCCTGCAAGTAACCAATGTTGTTCTCCACTAACAGCGTGTACCGAAACAGAAACTTTTCTCCACATCTTTATGCCTAAAATGAAAGCTAGAAAAGATGTACCCTTCAGATGTACTAATGTTTAATTATTGCAGACAGAATTCTGGAAGAAGCAAGGgaatataatatagatatatcATAATTTTGCTTCCATTTTTCTAACAGAATTATGCCTGCATGTCAATATGTGTCGTCGTGCTTCCTGAGAGAATCTACCAATGAAATCATTCCTGAAGGAAACTCTGAAAAGATGAATGGGTTGAAGAACAACAGGAAGAACAACTTTTTTTTTTCGCAAACTGAAACGACACTAAACTTTTTAACAACATCTCCGTGATCATCAAAACACGAAGACCAGGCATCCTTATGTTTTGTAAGCTTTCAGCATGCTCCATGAAAGCTGAAGAGCAATTCTTGGTAACAGCGAGGATCACGAGAGAGAGAAACAAGCCAAGAGCAAGGACTAAGGAGGAAGATCACAGGGGCCTTGAGCTCACCTCTGCCTCAGAGCTCCCACTTCTGAAGTGCCGATTCCTCTGAAGCTGTTAGGCACCTCTCGCAGGAAGGTCTCCTGGTAGCTACTGCTAGGCCAAAGGCAAGCTTCTGGCCCTGCTGAGAAGCAACAGCCAGCAGGTTTTGCATATGTATCAAAATCTGGTGAGGCATGAGTGGGAGCGGAGGGGATTTAAGATTCTCCACTGTCATTAGTTTTACTGTCATGGTGGGCCCCACGTGGGCATGCCAAACAAATCCAAGTCACTTAGGCCAATCGAGTTCATATGTGATAAAGGCCCCCAAGATGCTCCTATGTAGTGCCAAGAAAAGGATAGGACCAAGATAAGAAGCCCCAGCTATTATATTCTTTGCTTGCAGCGCTGAAATTCTTATGCGCCCCCATCTGGTGCTACGTCTCGCATGATTTTCGCTGTCGGTACTCATTTATGCATACAGTTTGAAACCGCATGTTTATAGCGCAAGCGTTTATTCATCCATGGCATATTCATATATGCAAGGTTCGATTCTCTCTCTGTGGATTGTGCTGTTGCTGGTGCTCTCCATTGGGGTTGTGTAGCCATGATAGTTTTGAATGTTATTTCTGGATCAGGACATCAGAAGGATCACTGAACAGACAACTAGGCATGCAAATGTTTTGGATCTCATGCCCACATGTTCATTGGATTAACATTAGCATCACCAGTTGTCTCCAATAATGTATGCACTTACATTACTGTCATTCAAAGTCAGAACATCTATCTACCTTAGCAAGTTAGCATCACATGAGAAATAGATTTAAAATTGCGCACTGACGATTGGGATAGCACGAGGAATGTAAGCACAAGACCTTACCATTTTTACCATGTATGCATATTTTTTACAGTGCAGGTGGAGCTGTACCTCTGATCTGTACCAGCAAAACCTAGATCCAGCAGTCAATCCTGACCAGATTCAGAATTCAAGTTGGATCTTGTGTTGGCTTCATGTGCAGCCTCAAGATTGGGCAATGTGATTGGATGGTGAGTAATGTGGAGTGGTTGGTAACAATAACATGTGTTGGCCTGGTCCCCTCCACACCCTCAGATTTGTGAGGCATGTAATGCAATGCAAGCAACAAACTGCTCATTGTCACTGGGGGTTTGGACTCATTCCAGGGATTGGGACAAGTCAGGGCCTGAAAAATCCAGGGCTGCATGATTAGTTCCAGACCATGGTGCCAGCCCTGTCATTTTCTATCTCATTGCCATCAGATGCAGGTCTCTGTCACCTATCCCAGGGATTAGCTGGATGTATCTTGTAGATGCTTGTAGACGACTTGAGCTTTGGTAAGAGGATGTGTGATTTTGTTGGATGCTTTGGTTGTTCACAGCCACAATTCTTGTTCCCTGTATTATTGGAAGCACCGTTCTTTGTTTTTTAGTTGTTATTTGGTAAAAACATCCATATGCATGTGATTAATTTGCAGAGACTTGTAGTTTTACTAGCTTCTTTGCAAGTTCTCGGGCCATTGACGATGTGGTTTAGATCTGAGCTTATTCGATCCTGTACATGAAAAATTCTCAGTTTAAATAACTTCATACGTCCTCGGTTTATAATTGTTTTCAAAATTGATCTTCACCGACTATCAACTTATCAAGTACTGCGTAAAAAAAGATTATTGCAAGTAAAGAACATATTGCCAGATACTTTCATGTGGAGTCTACCTGAGGATATATATAGGAAACGAGTTTTACCTGTCGATCAATGCCAAATCAATTTTACGGAAACTTATTTAACAGAAAAAAGGGCCTGACATATTGTTGAGAGCTCAATTTATATCACTATTTCGCAATGA from Panicum hallii strain FIL2 chromosome 3, PHallii_v3.1, whole genome shotgun sequence encodes:
- the LOC112886194 gene encoding uncharacterized protein LOC112886194, whose translation is MEKEHIKMAMLKQEQTFRQQVHELHRVYRVQKQLMMQMHITEAKNYGNIAAEEQTESTVKLGHQQWCGGSVEKETTLAEDFNLELTLATGTARRKQEKPSNSDSEATISSSTSAESESGRRYVPDSNVTTLRFQNESNRHDDKVMRSPWLYQCLSLKMA
- the LOC112886192 gene encoding PXMP2/4 family protein 4-like, with product MATAGAFHAGGRLLLPLRRSPHGPSPSPWSHLRSHLISSKPSSSAPHPPPLPPARSAPAAFSFTPTSRKTGAVGAGVVGWYLGLLDARPVLTKSVTAAAIFTAADLTSQMCTLGPEVPLDFLRTTRMASYGLLISGPTLHLWFNFISKVFPKKDVVNTLKKMFLGQAVYGPIINSVFFSYNAGLQGETVPEITARLKRDLVPTIKSGILYWPACDFITFKFVPVHLQPLVSNSFSFLWTIYITYMASLKKADVELATST